The DNA sequence GAGAGGTTGGCGACGAGTGCCGCCACGATCGCCTTGGTTCCGCCTGACGCGCTCATGAGTGCGTGGTGTCCCTTCGTCGGTGCGCGGCATGCGCCGCCGCGGTGAGGCGGCACATTGTTGCAGCCGTCGGGACGGCTCGTGGGTCAGGCGGCCACAGTGGCCCGGAAGAGTGTCCCCGGTCCCGCTGCCTCGACGGTCTCGCCGGCCGGAACGTACGCGGACTCCCCCGGCCCGAGAGTGAGTTCGCCGACGGTGACCGAGCCGGCCGTGCAGAGCAGGATCTGGGGCGTGGTGGCGGTCAGTTCGGTGGGGGCCGCCCCCGAGGCGAGCGTGTAGCGGGAGAGGGCGAACTCGTCGACGGGGGTCTCGTAGCGCTCCTCTCCCGACGGGGCCGCTTCCGGGCGCAGTACGCCGGGGTCGGTGGCCTCGAACCGGACGATCCGCAGGAGTTCGGGAACGTCGATGTGCTTAGGGGTCAGGCCGCAGCGCAGCACGTTGTCCGAGTTGGCCATGATCTCGACGCCGAGGCCGTCGAGGTAGGCGTGCGGGACGCCCGCGCCGAGGAACAGGGCTTCTCCGGGCTGGAGACGCACGTGGTTCAGCAGCATCGCGGCCAGGACCCCGGGGTCGCCGGGGAAGTGGTGGGCGATACGGGCGTACGGGGCGTGGGCGCCGCCGAGACGCTCGGCGGCGGCCGCCGCGTCCGCCACGGTCTCGGCCATCTCCGCCGGTTCCGCGCCGAGGATCGCCGTGAGCACCTCGCGGAGGGCCGCCTCCTCGGGGTGGGCACGGAGGAGGTCCACGTACGGCTTGAGGGAGTCGACTCCCAGCGCCTCCATCGCGTCGGCCGCTTCGGCGGGCCTGCGGAAGCCGCACAGGCCGTCGAAGGGGGTGAGGGCGCAGATGAGTTCGGGCTTGTGGTTCGCGTCCTTGTACGTACGGTGCGGGGCGTCGATCGGGACGCCCCGGGCTTCCTCGTCGGCGTAGCCCTCGCGGGCCTGCTCCAGGTTCGGGTGGACCTGGACGGAGAGGGGGGCACCGGCGGCGAGGAGCTTCAGGAGGAAGGGGAGGCGGGGGCCGAACCGGGCGACGGTCTGCGCGCCGAGCTCGCCTTCCGGGTCGGCGTCGATGGCCTCGGTGAGGGCCAGTTCGATCTCGCCGGACGCAGTGGTACGGGTGATACGCGAGGGCGCTCCGGGGTGGGCTCCCATCCACATCTCGGCCTGCGGTTCGCCGGTGGGCGCGATGCCGAGCAGGGCGGGGATGGCCGTTGTGGACCCCCAGGCGTAGGGGCGCACGGTGTTGGACAGCCGGTCCATGGAGTCGTCCTCGGGTGGGGCGGATCGGGTGGGGTGGGGCGGGGCGGAGCGGGGCGGGGCGGGGTGAGTGTGGCACCAGGGGTATCAGCGTTACGTGAGGTCCTGGCGTCGTGCGGGTGGCCGGGGGGTGACGCGGTCGGTGGGGGGTGCTCTGTCTGCTCCGTGTGTTGCATGTACTGCGTGTGGTGCGCAGTCTCCGCGTGTTCCTGGGGGTGCTTCCCCGGGTGTTTCCCGGGGCGCGGTCCTGTGCGGTGTTCGGGTGCTTCTGTCAGGGCTGGGGGGTCGAGGCCAGTGACAGGTAGACCGCTGCGAAGTCGGTGATCGCGAGCAGTTCGGCCACGGCCTCCAGCTCGCCGCCATCCTCCGGTTCCAGCTCGCTCACGGGGGTGTCGTGGCCCAGTGCCAGCTCCCGGGCCGCCGGGTAAGCGCTGAGGCCGCCCGTCGGGCGGTCCCGGAGCAGGACGACCCGGGCCCTCAGCGTCTCGCCCTCGTCGACCCGGTCGCGGAAGAAGTCGTCGGGGTCCGCTCCTGCCGCGAAGTCCCCGGCGAGGAGCGTGCCGTGCGAGGGCAGTGCCTCGGGCAGTTCCGCGGCGAGGGCGGGGCGGCCTGCGAGTTCGGACAGGACGGCGGCGAAGCGGCGTCCCACCGGTCCTGCGGCGTCGCCCTCCGTCCAGAGCAGCGGCAGGCTGTCGGCGAGCTCGGCGGCGAGTGTCTTGGCCGGGTTGCTGTACGTGGCGATGGCCGGGCCGCAGCGTGCCGCGGTGCGGTCCAGGCGGTCCGCCACCTTCTGCAGGTCCTCCGGAGGCGCGGTCACCAGGCCGACCCGGTCCAGGAGCGCCAGCAGAGGGGTGAGCAGGGCCCACAACGTGCCGGGGCCGGCGGCGGAGGTCTCCGCGTCGTACTCGCCGTACGGGGCGGCGGCCATCGGGACGACCAGGCCGTGCACCCCGTCGACCGCCTCGCGCAGCGGGGAGCGGGTGGGGGCGACGGCGACAACGGTGCAGCCGCGACGGTAGGCCTGCTCGGCGAGCAG is a window from the Streptomyces sp. MMBL 11-1 genome containing:
- a CDS encoding SIS domain-containing protein, with protein sequence MLDESLLDDPEALTRADRRDLLRGAAEAGARVRTAARYAAEAGIGGLNPEGRPRAVLVAGPGTAASGVADLVGALAGAGAPVVRMNPTGVAPAPGALRWALPGWAGSVDLLLIATADGSEPGLALLAEQAYRRGCTVVAVAPTRSPLREAVDGVHGLVVPMAAAPYGEYDAETSAAGPGTLWALLTPLLALLDRVGLVTAPPEDLQKVADRLDRTAARCGPAIATYSNPAKTLAAELADSLPLLWTEGDAAGPVGRRFAAVLSELAGRPALAAELPEALPSHGTLLAGDFAAGADPDDFFRDRVDEGETLRARVVLLRDRPTGGLSAYPAARELALGHDTPVSELEPEDGGELEAVAELLAITDFAAVYLSLASTPQP
- the manA gene encoding mannose-6-phosphate isomerase, class I; translation: MDRLSNTVRPYAWGSTTAIPALLGIAPTGEPQAEMWMGAHPGAPSRITRTTASGEIELALTEAIDADPEGELGAQTVARFGPRLPFLLKLLAAGAPLSVQVHPNLEQAREGYADEEARGVPIDAPHRTYKDANHKPELICALTPFDGLCGFRRPAEAADAMEALGVDSLKPYVDLLRAHPEEAALREVLTAILGAEPAEMAETVADAAAAAERLGGAHAPYARIAHHFPGDPGVLAAMLLNHVRLQPGEALFLGAGVPHAYLDGLGVEIMANSDNVLRCGLTPKHIDVPELLRIVRFEATDPGVLRPEAAPSGEERYETPVDEFALSRYTLASGAAPTELTATTPQILLCTAGSVTVGELTLGPGESAYVPAGETVEAAGPGTLFRATVAA